The following are encoded together in the Streptomyces tsukubensis genome:
- a CDS encoding succinate dehydrogenase hydrophobic membrane anchor subunit, whose translation MSTETTSASAVGPVEGVSLYDTDHPAPVIEPPRKRTAKTPKSTRGNFELVAWLFMRLSGVVLVVLVLGHLLIQLYLDGGVSKIGFAFVAGRWANPFWQVWDLVMLWLAMLHGGNGLRTIINDYAERPATRMWLKVLLYAATGFTVLLGTLVIFTFDPNIS comes from the coding sequence ATGTCCACCGAGACCACTTCCGCTTCCGCGGTCGGCCCCGTAGAGGGCGTGTCGCTCTACGACACCGACCACCCGGCGCCCGTCATCGAGCCGCCCCGCAAGAGGACCGCGAAGACCCCGAAGTCGACGCGCGGCAACTTCGAGCTGGTCGCGTGGCTCTTCATGCGCCTCTCCGGTGTCGTCCTCGTCGTCCTGGTCCTGGGTCACCTGCTGATCCAGCTCTACCTCGACGGCGGCGTCTCCAAGATCGGCTTCGCCTTCGTGGCGGGCCGGTGGGCCAACCCGTTCTGGCAGGTCTGGGACCTGGTGATGCTCTGGCTTGCCATGCTGCACGGCGGCAACGGACTGCGCACGATCATCAACGACTACGCGGAGCGCCCTGCCACCCGTATGTGGCTGAAGGTCCTGCTGTACGCCGCCACGGGGTTCACCGTTCTGCTGGGCACGCTGGTGATCTTCACCTTCGACCCGAACATCTCCTAA
- the sdhC gene encoding succinate dehydrogenase, cytochrome b556 subunit, with product MPAGTLYRGREGMWSWVAHRVTGVLIFFFLFVHVLDTALVRVSPDAYDNVVATYKNPVVALLEYGLVAAILFHALNGLRIIAVDFWSKGPRYQKQMLWTAVVIWLVLMVGSLYSVLGHAFRQLFGS from the coding sequence GTGCCGGCTGGAACGCTGTACCGCGGCCGGGAAGGAATGTGGTCATGGGTGGCTCACCGAGTCACCGGCGTCCTCATCTTCTTCTTCCTGTTCGTACACGTGCTGGACACCGCTCTCGTCCGCGTCTCCCCTGACGCGTACGACAACGTCGTGGCCACCTACAAGAATCCGGTCGTCGCGCTGCTGGAGTACGGCCTCGTGGCCGCGATCCTCTTTCACGCGCTCAACGGCCTGCGCATCATCGCCGTCGACTTCTGGTCGAAGGGTCCGCGCTATCAGAAGCAGATGCTGTGGACCGCGGTCGTCATCTGGCTGGTCCTGATGGTCGGGTCGCTGTACTCGGTCCTCGGCCACGCCTTCCGTCAACTGTTCGGGAGCTGA
- a CDS encoding 2-oxo-4-hydroxy-4-carboxy-5-ureidoimidazoline decarboxylase, with amino-acid sequence MPPHRSPLPPGGLGSLGGLGGLLIPGRAKPPEPPPGLATLNAAPRRDAVAALLTCCASLPWAEGIAAYRPYPDIEALLAAAEEASYDLNSAELDLALRSEPSMPLTPASYLAKRSAQSASAAYTALSAAHSAYEARFGHPFLISLDAVAPEESLDLVLSDIRTRLGNHPEDERTVAADELRLIAGSRLARLARNRRTLRDESGEATHGAAEHAAHLA; translated from the coding sequence ATGCCACCGCACCGTTCTCCGCTCCCGCCCGGAGGTCTCGGCAGTCTCGGGGGCCTCGGCGGCCTCCTCATACCGGGGCGGGCCAAGCCCCCTGAGCCGCCACCAGGGCTCGCGACGCTCAACGCCGCACCCCGGCGGGACGCCGTCGCGGCGCTGCTGACCTGCTGCGCGAGCCTCCCCTGGGCCGAGGGGATCGCCGCGTACCGCCCCTATCCCGACATCGAGGCGCTGCTCGCCGCCGCGGAGGAGGCGAGCTACGACCTGAACAGCGCCGAGCTGGACCTGGCGCTGCGGAGCGAGCCCTCCATGCCGCTCACCCCCGCCTCGTACCTCGCCAAGCGGAGCGCCCAGAGCGCCAGCGCGGCGTACACCGCGCTGAGCGCGGCCCACTCCGCGTACGAGGCCAGGTTCGGCCACCCCTTCCTCATCTCACTGGACGCCGTGGCGCCGGAGGAGTCCCTCGACCTGGTGCTGTCCGACATCAGGACCCGGCTCGGCAACCATCCGGAGGACGAGCGCACCGTCGCGGCGGACGAGCTGCGGCTGATCGCCGGGAGCCGACTCGCCCGACTCGCCCGGAACCGCCGCACGCTGCGGGACGAGTCGGGGGAAGCGACGCACGGAGCCGCCGAGCACGCCGCCCACCTGGCGTGA